The DNA window CAAGACTTTTGGCAATGGATAATCCAAGTCCGCTACCTTCACTGCTTCTAGATTCATCTCCTCGTGTGAATCGTTCCATGAGCTCTGTTTCGTGGATATTGAGTTCCTGGGCAGAGATATTTTTTAGGATGATAGAGGCATGATTCTTTGAATCCACAATATCAATATATACTCTAGAGTTTGAAAGGGCATATTTGAATATATTAAATAGAAGGTTTTCTAGGACACGCCACAATAGTTTTCCATCTGCTCGAACAAATATTTTTTCTTTAGGAAGCTGAAATTTGAAGTCTAATCCAGAGGATACTATTTTTTCATCTAATTCTACAAGTCCTTGGGTGAGAAGTGAATTGATTTCTACTTTTTCTAGATGAACAGGCATATCTCCACTAGATGCTTTTGAGGCTTCAAATAAATCATCTGTCAAGGTTTTGAGTCTTAAGGATTTTTGATCTAGTACTTCTAGGTATTGGGGTCCTTTTTTTGAGTCAAGTCCTTCTTTTTTTAGTAAATCAACATAGGTGATAATGGATGTCAATGGGGTTCTAATGTCATGGGATACATTGCTAAGGAGTTCTGTTTTTAGTCGTTCGCTTTTTAGTTCATTGTCAACGGCGGATTTTAACCCCTTTGCAATGTCATTGATATCATCACCAAGACTTCCATAAATGCCTGTTGTGAGGGTGGTGATGTGATAATCAAGCTCTCCTTTTTTTATATGTTCAATTCCTTTTATAATACTTTTTAAGTCAGTTGCCTTATTAGGTGTAGGAATCATTCTTAAGACAATAGGGGCACAACTGAATAGCTTTTTTATATAGGAATATATTTTTTGAGGTATTTTATAGTATAGATTATGGGTAAATATGGTTTTATTTTTTATATGCTTTGCAATGGACAATAATAAATAAATGCTCAAAGCACTTATAAGTATACTTGTAGGGATAAAGATATAATACCCTAGATCAATAGATTCAAAGGCAATCATTATTAATAGACTCACAACCATGATTACTATAAGTATATGTATATCTATATATAATTTATCTAAGGCTCTTAAATGGATTTTTCCATCCTCGTCTCGTTTGCCTACTGCTAAAAAAAGGTAAATAAGGGAGAGAAAGAATAATACCATAAAAATACTACCAAAACTAAAACCTTTTACAATTAGTTTGCAATCATGATTCCAATTTTGTACTCTAGGCTTTAAAAAGGTATCATTTAATCCTACATACATAATATCTTGTGGATAGGATTTAAGGTTATGATGAATAGGTTTTAGTTTAGGGGAAGCTACAGTTCCATCTTTATCAAACAACAAATAAACTGGATAGGACTTAAAGAAAGCTTTGTTCCCATTAGAAACATTTGTATAGCTAAATTCTTCGGCGTCTGATAGTTGAGTGGATATATAGTAGGACAGTCCCTTAACACTTTTTAATTCCCTTTGTAATTGATCGTAAGTATTTAATTCTTTTTGGATATATTCTTCTTTGTATAATGCAAGTTCTTCAGTATATTCTTTTTCAAATAGGTCAATTAATTTTTTCTCAGGAACTGTATTGTATGGTTTTGAGCTATTTTTATAATAATTTCTTTTAAAATCTCTATAAAGGTTTTCAAGCTTCCATGAGTAGCTATAGTATCTATCTAAGTCTTTAGGCAAAGTTCCTCCGCCTTTGATGTATTCTTCACTTCTATAGCGTGTTAAGATTCTTTCTACATTGTTTGTAATATGGTTTAATTCATATTTTAAATCGTTGCTTTTTAGATAATCCTTTTGAAAAGCTGCTTCAAAGGAGCTAGCTGTATTTTCATTTAAATAAGCAAATATCGTCAAAAGGCTTGTTAAAGAAATGATTGCTAGTAAAAAAGCGATATATTTTAAATGTTTGTTAGCTTTTATATTTTTCAACTTTGTAACCAACGCCCCACACCACCTTTAAGTATTTTGGTTTCTTTGGATTGAATTCTATTTTTTCTCTGATTCTTCTGATATGAACAGCTACGGTGTTTTCTGGGTTAAAGGAAGGTTCATCCCATACATTTTCATAAATTTGATCGATGGAAAAGACTTTTCCTGCATGTTCTGTAAGAAACTTGAGTATTTTATATTCAAGGGGAGTGAGTTTGATATACTCACCATCTACTGTAGCTTCTTTTCTTTCATCATCTACAATTAATTGACCTGTTTGATAGACGTTTGTCTTTTTTGTAAAATTCCCAAGGGTTATGTATCTTCTAAGCTGGGATTTTACACGGGCAATTAGCTCTAGTGGATTAAAGGGCTTTGTAATGTAGTCATCAGCTCCCATATTTAGTCCCATGATTTTATCCATATCTTCTGATTTGGCTGAAAGCATGATAACAGGAATATTTTTTGTTTTTCTAATTTCGTTTGTAGCTTTCATACCGTTCATTTTTGGCATCATTATATCCATGATAATCAAATGGATTTCTGTATGCTCGAGTACGTTTAATGCTTCTAATCCATTGAAGGCTTTATAAATGGTATATCCTTCATTTTCAAGGTATATTTCTATTGCTTCAAGGATTTGTTGATCATCATCACAGATGAGTATGTTCATTACGGATCACCACCTAGTTTTATTACTGACATATTATACCACACCTTTCTTGATTGGGTTTATATAAATGATAGCATTGACTTCTTACAAAAGGGTTGATGGGATTCTTAAGATTTTCTTAAGATGAGTATAGCTTTGTAAAGAGAACTTAAATCTTTTTGCAAAGCTCTTTTATATGATTAAAGATTTTCTTTCAGCATGCATGTTCTTACCTTATTTCGTCAAAATTCAGATAAATACGTCGAAATATGCTATAATATAGGTGTTAAATTGGAAAGGTTGGTTATATAAGCTAATTTTTATTAGATACACGCAATTTTAGTTATTTATGAAAAGATCAACTGATTCCATGTATATTTTAAAATTGAATGTAGGAGGAATATGGATGAAAAAAATAATAAGTTTACTAAGCTTGCTGCTAATGTTTCTTCTGTTGTTTACAGCATGTGGCAAAGAAGAGACTGTAAAGACAGAAGAAGAATTAAGGGCTGAAATACGTGCAGAGCTTGAAGCAGAACAAAAGGAAAAAGAAAAGCAGAAAGCAAAAGAACAAAAGGCAGAGGAGCCTATGGAAACTGTTTATATTCTTGAGGGGACACTTATACCTAATAAACCTCCTTTTGGTACAGGGATGAAGCTAGATAAACCTATTGAGATAACAAGAAAATGGAATAATAAAAAATATACTTTTGATAAGGTGTATTTTTCAGGAGATGAAATTTATAATTATGTAGATCGAAAACATTTTGTCTTTGAGGATCCATTTATTACGATTAGCAAGGATAGTGTGATTCCTGTAAAAGTTAAATTTGATTTTAGTGAATTTGTAGAAGCTGAAGGAGTAATAGAAGATGGGCATATTTGGACGGATCAATATGAGATATTAGAGGTGAATGGTAGTAGTGATCTTGTGGATCAATCAAATGAGCCTTATCCTTTTGAGAAGGAGAAAGATAAAGAAGACTCACAAGATAAGGAACAAATTTCATTTTATGATCCTGCGAATATACAAGTAGGACAAAATATAGGTGGCCTTAAAGTATCGAGTATTGATTATGAAAAAGGAAACGCTATTACATTAGAGCTTAAAGGTAGTATGGTTGTAAAGGGGAAATTAAGAGGTTTTTTTAATGAGATGTATGAAGAAAACGAATTTTATTTTACGCCTAATACTACCCTTCTTGATAAGCCTATTCAATATACATTTAATAGTGGATGGACTAACAAAGTAAGCAATTTTGAAGGATTGGTTGATATAGCCGGATTGATAGATGAGAATATACAAAAATACATACTAGAGGGAAATGAAGTGAATGTAGAAGCAACCCTTTCAGGATTTATATTAGCTTCTAAGGATGAAAGTGAAGGCGGGCAAGGTATAAGTTTTTCAAGCTGTAGTGTTAAACCGTAAGGAATGTTGGAAAGGTTTTAAGATAAGAGCTTTGCAAAGAGAATTTAAATCTCGTTGCAAAGCTCTTTTGTATTACCATAAAGATTTCCATCACTATCCTTCTAAAACTTCTTTCCATTTTTTAAGTCCTGCTTGATCTTGACTAACATCTTGGATGATGAGTGCATTGCCAAATTCTTTTAATCTTTCTTTAACTTTGCTGGTCATTTTGAGAGCCTCTTTATTTTTTAATGTTGAAGTTCCTCGGATTTGCTCATATAAAGATGGATTGTTAATGATGATATTGATGTCTTGACCACGAAATTCTTCTAATCTTTTTAGAAGTGCAAGTAAAGCTACATGCTCTACGATGAATGCTTTTTGGTATTCTTCAAAGAAATCATCTTTGAATAAAAGTTCATTATCTTTAAAGACACGAAATCTGATTTCCATATCTTCTCCTTCGTAATAATTTGAAATTCCAAGTAAATAAGCTGTAATCATGGGTGTTCTCCTTTTGAATATGTATTTTTATTTAACATTATCACTATGGCTACATAATTTCAAGGATAATTATTTTTAAAAATTTTATTGAAACTTAGGAATTGTTTTGATAGAATGATATTGAAAAGCGATATCGAAATACGATATCGAGTGTTGATATCAAATTTTAAAGGAGCTTAACCATGAAAGAGAAGATATTGAGAAAGTTGTTTTTAGGGTTTATACAAATACATATTTTATATCATGCTAAAAAGGAGCCGATCTATGGTACATGGATGATGAAAGAGTTAGAAGAACATGGTTATAAGGTGAGTCCAGGGACTTTGTATCCCCTACTGAAGAGAATGGAGAAGGAAGGTTTATTGAAAAAGACAGAAAAAAATGTGGAGGGTAGAATCATAAAGTTTTATACAGCAACGGATCTTGGGGAAGAAATTTTAAAGGAGGCAACTAAAAAGGCGGGTCAGTTGTTCCATGAAGTGAAGGGGAAGGGGGATATAGGTTGATTGAATTTAAAAGTATATATTTAAGCTTTGACGAAAAAAAGGTATTTGAGAATTTTAATATGCAGGTTAAAAAAGGAGAAAAGGTTCTTTTAAGTGCCCCTTCTGGCAGTGGAAAATCATCTTTATTTAAATTGCTTTTAGGGTTTTTAAGACCTAAGGAAGGAGAGATTTTCTTTAGTGGGAAGAGACTACAAAAGAGTAATCTACCCTTTTTTCGAAGTCATATAGGATATGTTAGTCAAGATGTAGACTTTAGAAATACAGTTGTTTGGGATTTGTTAGTTGAAATATTTTCTTATAAACAAAATAGACAGGTAGAAATGAATAGAGGAAAGGTTTTAGCCCTTATGGAATATTTCGGGCTCTCTAAAAGTCTTATGGAAAAGGAAGTAAATCAGCTTTCAGGAGGAGAAAGACAAAGACTTGGACTGATCATTTGCATTCTTTTGGATCGACCCGTATGGCTTTTAGATGAAGTGACTTCTGGATTAGATACGGATATGAAAGAAAAAGTGGTAGAGTATGTTTTGAAGCAGGACCGAACGGTTTTGATTATATCTCATGATAAGATTTGGCGTAAAAATCATCATGTGAGAATAGAGGAGTGGTAAAAGATGCAGGGAGAGGGGATTTCTTATTTATCTATTATTAGTTTGTTTTTTTTAATCATTCCAGTTGTGATTTTAAACCATAAATTGAATATGCATATAAATAAAAAGATTTTTTATGTTATTTTTAGAATGGTGATACAGCTTAGTTTAGTAGGGATTTTTCTTCAAACCATTTTCGATAAAAATCATTCTTTGATAAACTTTTTGTATCTTGTTTTTATGATTGTGGTGGCTAGTTTTTCAACAGCTAAATCAAGTGGTTTATCTATGAAAAAATTTGTGTTTCCCTTATTTTTAGCTTTTTTGATTCCTAATGTAGCTGTATTGTTATATTTTAATTCTTTTGTTATAAACTTAGATCATCTATTTCACGCTCAATATTTGATCCCTATTGGAGGCATGTTATTAGGGAATAGCTTGAATGGGAATATTATATGCATCAACAATTTTTATAAAGCCATAAAAGAAAATGAAAAGGAATATTTTTATTATTTAAGCCTTAGTGGGAGCAAAATAGAAGTTTTAATGGTGTATTTTAAAGAAGCTATATTCTCTTCCGTAAGGCCTACTATAGCATCTATTGAAACAATAGGGTTAGTAGCTTTACCAGGGATGATGACAGGACAGATTTTAGGTGGGGCCATTCCCTTAACGGCTATAAAATATCAAATAGCGATCATGATTGCTATCTTTATAGCTAGATATTTTAGTGCTATGTTGTCCATACTATTTACAGTTTTTTATGCATTTGATGAATACGATAGATTGATGATATGATCAATGAGGAATACAACTTAAGTATATGCTTGAGTTGTATTTTTTTATAGAATTTTCATGTAAGAAAATAGGACCTATATATAAGTTTGGACAAACATGCATATTTTTTATGAAACCTTAATAAATATTAGATGTAGCACAATTGTTTTAATGTGTGGTAAAAAGTTAAAGGGGGAGTTTGATGAGGTTTAAAAGGGTTGGTGTGTTCGTGTTAGTAGTAGGAATGATTTTATCTCAAAGTATTGCAGCTTATGCAGGGCCATTAGATGGCTTAAAAAAGACAGTGAATAAAGCAGGGGACTTGACAAAAAAAGTAGCAAAGGAAACAGAAAAAGTGGGTAAAA is part of the Crassaminicella profunda genome and encodes:
- a CDS encoding PadR family transcriptional regulator, producing the protein MKEKILRKLFLGFIQIHILYHAKKEPIYGTWMMKELEEHGYKVSPGTLYPLLKRMEKEGLLKKTEKNVEGRIIKFYTATDLGEEILKEATKKAGQLFHEVKGKGDIG
- a CDS encoding ABC transporter permease — its product is MQGEGISYLSIISLFFLIIPVVILNHKLNMHINKKIFYVIFRMVIQLSLVGIFLQTIFDKNHSLINFLYLVFMIVVASFSTAKSSGLSMKKFVFPLFLAFLIPNVAVLLYFNSFVINLDHLFHAQYLIPIGGMLLGNSLNGNIICINNFYKAIKENEKEYFYYLSLSGSKIEVLMVYFKEAIFSSVRPTIASIETIGLVALPGMMTGQILGGAIPLTAIKYQIAIMIAIFIARYFSAMLSILFTVFYAFDEYDRLMI
- a CDS encoding sensor histidine kinase; the protein is MVTKLKNIKANKHLKYIAFLLAIISLTSLLTIFAYLNENTASSFEAAFQKDYLKSNDLKYELNHITNNVERILTRYRSEEYIKGGGTLPKDLDRYYSYSWKLENLYRDFKRNYYKNSSKPYNTVPEKKLIDLFEKEYTEELALYKEEYIQKELNTYDQLQRELKSVKGLSYYISTQLSDAEEFSYTNVSNGNKAFFKSYPVYLLFDKDGTVASPKLKPIHHNLKSYPQDIMYVGLNDTFLKPRVQNWNHDCKLIVKGFSFGSIFMVLFFLSLIYLFLAVGKRDEDGKIHLRALDKLYIDIHILIVIMVVSLLIMIAFESIDLGYYIFIPTSILISALSIYLLLSIAKHIKNKTIFTHNLYYKIPQKIYSYIKKLFSCAPIVLRMIPTPNKATDLKSIIKGIEHIKKGELDYHITTLTTGIYGSLGDDINDIAKGLKSAVDNELKSERLKTELLSNVSHDIRTPLTSIITYVDLLKKEGLDSKKGPQYLEVLDQKSLRLKTLTDDLFEASKASSGDMPVHLEKVEINSLLTQGLVELDEKIVSSGLDFKFQLPKEKIFVRADGKLLWRVLENLLFNIFKYALSNSRVYIDIVDSKNHASIILKNISAQELNIHETELMERFTRGDESRSSEGSGLGLSIAKSLVILQKGDFHIEIDGDLFKATITLPKYE
- a CDS encoding ABC transporter ATP-binding protein, with the translated sequence MIEFKSIYLSFDEKKVFENFNMQVKKGEKVLLSAPSGSGKSSLFKLLLGFLRPKEGEIFFSGKRLQKSNLPFFRSHIGYVSQDVDFRNTVVWDLLVEIFSYKQNRQVEMNRGKVLALMEYFGLSKSLMEKEVNQLSGGERQRLGLIICILLDRPVWLLDEVTSGLDTDMKEKVVEYVLKQDRTVLIISHDKIWRKNHHVRIEEW
- a CDS encoding response regulator transcription factor, which translates into the protein MNILICDDDQQILEAIEIYLENEGYTIYKAFNGLEALNVLEHTEIHLIIMDIMMPKMNGMKATNEIRKTKNIPVIMLSAKSEDMDKIMGLNMGADDYITKPFNPLELIARVKSQLRRYITLGNFTKKTNVYQTGQLIVDDERKEATVDGEYIKLTPLEYKILKFLTEHAGKVFSIDQIYENVWDEPSFNPENTVAVHIRRIREKIEFNPKKPKYLKVVWGVGYKVEKYKS